Part of the Sandaracinaceae bacterium genome, GACTTCTGGCTCCGGCAGCGACGCATCGCACAGCCAGCGTTCCACAAGAAGCGCATCGACGCGCTCACGCCAGCCATGACCGAGGCCGCAGAGCGAACGCGCGCGTCGTTCGTGACCGGGGAGGCGTTCGACATGCACGGCGCGATGATGCGCCTGACGCTGGACGTGGTGGCGACCACGCTGCTGGGCAGCGGGGTGGTCGAGCGTGAGGCCCGCATCGTCGGGGAGGCGGTCGACTTCATCACGGCCGAGTCGAACCGGCGCTTGCGGAAGCCGTTCCAGCTGCCCCTCTCCATCCCCACTCCGCAGAACCGCTCCTTCCTGCGCCATCGGGACAACCTGGACGCCATCGTCTTCCGCATCATCGATGAACATCGGCGCGCCCACGCGGTCAACGACGACCTGCTCAGCCTGTTGCTCCACGCGACCGACCCAGAGACGGGGGAACGCATGAGCGATGCGCAGCTGCGCGACGAGGTCATGACGATCTTCCTGGCTGGGCACGAGACCACCGCGAACGCGCTGAGCTGGGCGTTCGTACAGCTGTCTCGGCACCCGCTGGTGGCCCAACGGTTGAAGCGGGAGCTGGACGAGGTGCTCGAGGGCCGCAGCCCCACGCTCGAAGACGTCCCGTCGCTCGTCTACACGCGCCAGGTCATCGACGAGGTGATGCGCCTCTACCCTCCTGCCTGGATGATCGCCCGCTCCCCTACCGAAGACGACGAGCTCGGGGGGTACTTCATCCCGCGCGGCAGCCTGGTGCTCATGAGCCCGTGGGTGGTGCAGCGACACCCGGCGCTGTTCCCCAACCCGGAGGGCTTCGACCCCGACCGCTTCGCGCCCGGCACCAAGCTCCCCCATCGCTTCGCCTACTTTCCGTTCGGCGGCGGCCCGCGGCTGTGCATCGGCCGCAGCTTCGCGCTGGTGGAAGCGACGCTGCTGCTGGCCACGCTGGCTGGAGGACATCGCTTCGACCTCATCCCCGGTCACCGGGTCGTCCCGGAGTCGGCTGTCACGCTCCGACCGGCTGGGGGGGTCCCGATGGTCGCGATGCCGCACGCCTGAGCACGGCGCCGAGCGCGGCTCATGTCCCTCGCTTAGGACATTCCCTTTCGATGCGAGATGTGTGACCATGCGCACCTAACTGGGTGGGGGCACCCAGAGGAGGATCGATACATGTCTCGCTATTTCCGGGTGTTCAGCTTCATGGGTCAGGTGCTTGGGATGATCAAGCAGAACAAGACCCTGCTGTCGCCGCTCGTCCTGAACCTCGTGCTGGCCATCCCGGCCATGATCGTCTTCACGATCATCTATCACTTCACGCAAGACAGCGCGATCGGCTACGTCGTGGCCGCCGTCGGGCTCACCGGCCTGTACTTCATCGACTACTTCTGCAACGGCCTGACCGTCTCGCTGATCTACGATCAGGTCACGACGGGCAACGCGGAGTTCAAGCCAGCGCTCTCGCGCACCTTTGCAGCGTCGCCTGGCATCCTCATCTTTGCGGCGTTGTCTGCGGCCTTCGAGCTGATGGCCACCTACGCGCGTGAGCGCGACGACATCGTCGGCAGCATCCTCGCGGGCATCGTGCGCGCGGTCTGGACCGCTGCCACCTACGTCGTGATGCCGGCCATGGTCATCGAGAACACGGGCTTCTTCAACGCCTTCAAGCGCAGCAAGGAGCTGGCCGAGAACGACCCCACCCAGGTGGGCTCGGGCATCATCGGCATGGGTCTCGCCACCTACGTGCTGGGCCTCGCCTGCTGGGCGCTCGGTGTCGGCTCCTGGCGCGTGCTCGGCGGGTTCAGCCCGCTGCTCGGCATGTTCGCGTTCATGTTCTTCGTGAACCTGTACTGGGCGGTCGGCGGCTACATGAAGATCACGTACTTCACGTGCTTCTACATGTGGGCGCGCGAGTGTGAGAAGCAGGGCTCTTCGGACCCGCGGCTGGCGCCTGCGCCGCTGCAGTCCGCCATGGCGGGCTGAGCCCAAAAGGTTGCAAGGCGCGGCGTTCGTCCGCACTCTTGGGGCGCATGAAGCATGCCATCCCCCATGAGCTGACCATCGAACGCGCGCGCCTCGTCACCGACAAGGCCTGGGAGGCGTACTCCGCACGATTCGCCGAGTACGCCCCGAAAGCCACCTGGCGCACGCCCACCGAAGCCGACGTGCAGTTCACGGTGAAGGGCGTGACCTTGAGGGGGTCTCTGGGGCTCACGCCCAAGGCCATCGAGATGGATCTCGACGTGCCGTTTCTGTTCCGTCCGTTCCGCTCGACGGCGCTCGGTCTGGTCGAGCGCGAGGTGAACGAGTGGCTCGCGAAGGAGAAGGCGGGCGAGCTCTGACGCGTCAGCTGTTCCGCTCGTAGAGCAGGCGCAGACCGTCGAGCGTGAGGAACTCGTCGACCTCGTCGATGGTCTCGCTCTCGGGCTCGATCAGGCGGGCCAAGCCGCCCGTGCCGATGACCGTGCAGGAGCTGCCCATCTCGTCCCACAGGCGCCGCACCAGGCCGTCCACCAGGCCCACGTAGCCGAACACGATGCCCGACTGCATGGAGTGCACGGTGTTGCGCCCCACGGCGCGCGGCGGCCGCACGATCTCGGCGCGCGGGAGACGCGCCGCGCGGTCGAACAGGGCGTGCGCGCTGATCTGCATGCCCGGCGCGATGGCGCCCCCGAGGTACTCGCCCTTGGCGCTGATGCAGTCGAAGGTGGTGGCCGTGCCGAAGTCCACGACGATGACCTGCCCCTCGACGCGCTCGTAGGCCGCGACCGCGTTGACGATGCGGTCGGCGCCCACCTCGCGCGGGTTCTCGTAGAGGATGGGCATGCCGGTCTTGATACCTGGCCCCACCACGAGGATCTCGTGGTCGAAGGCACGGTCGACGGCCTCGATGAGGGTGTCGTTCAGCGTGGGCACCACGGAGGCCAGGATGCTGGCCCGGACGCTGGCGCGCGGCACGTTCGCGACCTGGAGCAAGTTGAGCAACAGGACGTGGTACTCGTCCATGGTGCGCCCCTTGGAGGTCTCGATCCGGAAATCATGCACGAGCGTCGAGCCCTCATAGAGACCCAACACCGTGTGCGTGTTGCCCACGTCGACGGCCAGCAGCATGTGCGAGCCTTAGCGCGTGGTCAGGGACATGGCCAGCCCCACCAGCTCGCCGAACGAGAGCGCCTCGGTGCGCTTGGCGACGCCAGTGAAGGTGGCGACCGGCCCGGAAGCGACGGGCACAGGGGCCTCCATACGGACGGGGCCCGCGCTGTGGATGCCCGAGCCGACCTCGACGGGAGCGGCGGGCGCGGCGGCCACGGCGTCGGTCGGCGCGGGGCGTGCGACGGCGGTCACCAGGGCGTCGGAGTCGTCCGACTCGACCAGCTCGAGCTTCGCTGGCGTCGGGCGCACGGGCTCCACGTCCAGGTCGAACAGCTCGTCGTCGTCCGGATCCACGTCGATGGTGGTGCGCGGACTTGCGGGGGCTGCCGCAGCCGGCCGCGACGCGACCGGCTCGTCGAGGTCGAGCAACGACGCGCGCTGCGTGGGCGCAGGGGCCTCCACGGGCGCCGGCGCCTCCACGAGCGTGGGAGCGGGGGCTGCCGCGACGGGCGCCGGACGTTCCACGGGAGCCGGAGCCGCTGCGACGGGCGCCGGACGTTCCACGGGAGCCGGGGCCGCTGCGACGGGCGCCGGACGCTCCACGGGAGCCGGAGCCGCTGCGACGGGCGCCGGACGTTCCACGGGAGTGATCGGAGCTTCCACGGGTGCCGCGACGGAAACTGCGGCCACGCCGTCGTGCGGCGCCTGGACCTCGTCCGCGTCCACCAGGCGCAGGCCAGGCTCGAGCTTGCGCGCGCGCACACGCGCGAGGAGCACCTCCAGCTTGGCGACCTGCGCCGCGCTCACGAGGCCTCCGCGATGATCAGCTGGTCGACGATGGTCCCCAGCTCGACGCCGTCGTTCGCCCACAACCAGACGGACTCGGCGATGGCCGGATTGCACACCAAGAACTTGCCGCCGACGGGCACGCAAGCGACCTCGAGCTCCGAGAGCGCGGAGATGACGCCGCCGAGCAGCGCCGCGATGCCCAGGCTGTCCTCGTCGAGGGCGGGCACTTCCTCCATCACGGCCACCAGGGCGTTGCCCCAGCGCTCCAGCCCCAGCCGGCCCCAGCCGAGCGCGCCGAGCCATCCGGCGGTGTGGGCGAGCACCTGCTCGGGCGAGTCGTCGAAGACCGTTCCGCCGAGAGAGGACACCACCTGCGCGCCGATTTGCTTGCCGAGCTCGCGCAACACGGTGAGATCGCCCGTCTCGACCGCGGCCGAAACCAAGCTGGCCACGACGGTGTCGGACAGGACGATGACGCGTGCCCCGCCGCGGGTGCTGACGGCACCGCGCGCGAGGTCGAACTCGTAGAAACCTTTGGGATCGAAGCCGATATTGGACACAGAATCCTCCACCGACGATGTAGAACCTGTTGTGCGACCGTGTCAAATGTTTGCCATGCCGAGCCCCCCACCCTGCGGTAGCCGCGGCGGTGCCTCGCGGGCCGCCGCGCTGCTGGTGCTGGCGGTGGGCCTGCTCGGCTGCGGCGTGGGTGAGGAAGCCGGCCCGGATGCGGGACCGCTCGATCCGCTCGGGCTGCACGACTGGGCGAGCGCCGTCGTGCACCAGTCAGGAGAGCGCTGGGTGGGCGAGCGGCTCGCAGACCGCGAGCCCGATGCGCGCCCGCCCACGGCGGTCCGCTTGGAGTCCGAGCTCGCGCCCATCGCCATTCACGCCGCTGGCGACGTGGGTGAGGCTACCGTGGCCAGCGCGCTGCGGGGCGTGGAGGCGATGCACGCGCTGCTTCTCCAGGAGGGCTGGCCAGAAGCGATCATGGACGGAGGACGCGGCGGCACAGTCGGCTTCGACGTGTACATGGTGGACGACGTGATGAGCCGCGCTGGCTTCGACGAGCGCAGCCTCTTCAGCTACCTCGACCGAGGCAGCTCGTTTGCGCGGGCGCCCAGCTGGCTCCCTTCGGCGGACACCGAGGTGTGCGCGGCGACCGCCTACGCCGAGGCGCGCCTGTTGTCGCTGGACCCGGCCGAGGCCGAGAGCTGGCGCCGCGCGACCGCGGCCTACCTCGCGCAGCGGCTGACGGGACGGTGGGGCTGCGAGGACGAGGCGCTCGAGAACCAGGCGCAGCCGTTCGAAGCCTACGTCCCCTATGCCGACGAGGTGCCCACGGCTGGCGGCGCGCTGCTCTTGGCAGCCCTGTCACAAAGACACGAGTCGACGGCTGGGGAGTTCGTCGCGTCGCTCTGGGATCTGGCCTCGCAGCGGACCTGGGAGGGGACGGGCTACCGCGGGTCGCCCGATCTGTGGGAGGCCCTCGAGACGGTCCTGCGCGTCAGCGACGACCCGACCGCGGCTGCCATCGAGACCGTGGCCCTCGACCGCTTCCTGGCGGGCACGCGGCGCACACCGAGCAGCCCCGCGTGGGTCGCGCAGCTGGGGCCGAACGCCGCGCCACCTGCGCTGCTGACCCTCTCGACCAGCCACCTCAGCACCCACCCACCATCGACCGGCGAACTGGATCCGCCCATCGAGATCGAGCCCACGGGCACGTTCTACGCGCTGGTGCACGTCGGGGAGGCAGCCCCGCAGTCACGCTTGCGCGTGTTCCTGCGAGGCGAATTCGGTGTGGCCTGGTCGCTCGCG contains:
- a CDS encoding cytochrome P450; the protein is MRVLDLSAPAPLFTGRPIAPTNARLAPSPKGDPLIGHQRLARDPLYTFLRLREEHGDVVRLQFGTLTAHLVSDPALVQTVLQDRARIYGKQTRGMRQLRLALGEGLLTSEGDFWLRQRRIAQPAFHKKRIDALTPAMTEAAERTRASFVTGEAFDMHGAMMRLTLDVVATTLLGSGVVEREARIVGEAVDFITAESNRRLRKPFQLPLSIPTPQNRSFLRHRDNLDAIVFRIIDEHRRAHAVNDDLLSLLLHATDPETGERMSDAQLRDEVMTIFLAGHETTANALSWAFVQLSRHPLVAQRLKRELDEVLEGRSPTLEDVPSLVYTRQVIDEVMRLYPPAWMIARSPTEDDELGGYFIPRGSLVLMSPWVVQRHPALFPNPEGFDPDRFAPGTKLPHRFAYFPFGGGPRLCIGRSFALVEATLLLATLAGGHRFDLIPGHRVVPESAVTLRPAGGVPMVAMPHA
- a CDS encoding polyhydroxyalkanoic acid system family protein; translation: MKHAIPHELTIERARLVTDKAWEAYSARFAEYAPKATWRTPTEADVQFTVKGVTLRGSLGLTPKAIEMDLDVPFLFRPFRSTALGLVEREVNEWLAKEKAGEL
- a CDS encoding type III pantothenate kinase — translated: MLLAVDVGNTHTVLGLYEGSTLVHDFRIETSKGRTMDEYHVLLLNLLQVANVPRASVRASILASVVPTLNDTLIEAVDRAFDHEILVVGPGIKTGMPILYENPREVGADRIVNAVAAYERVEGQVIVVDFGTATTFDCISAKGEYLGGAIAPGMQISAHALFDRAARLPRAEIVRPPRAVGRNTVHSMQSGIVFGYVGLVDGLVRRLWDEMGSSCTVIGTGGLARLIEPESETIDEVDEFLTLDGLRLLYERNS